The Tubulanus polymorphus chromosome 6, tnTubPoly1.2, whole genome shotgun sequence genome includes a region encoding these proteins:
- the LOC141907012 gene encoding kin of IRRE-like protein 2 isoform X2: MKKMEFETCHIANKCSHRIISVLVLISACLFNNIGFTDAAITWISKPADASVPLNENVTIPCEVSGRGSEQVFWRKGEDTIAVINGQNVVTSNRDPTHYKIGTFSLTIKFAQKSHAGTYICEIFGGVTGSAVLTVLVPPGPPVFNAGSGAITEGNTVTFTCSSTGGNPTPTIEIYNRSGPLQTTVNTVGETTTATATKTVSYEDDKTNYTCKVFNQLLTLETAKLISVQYKPRVSILLESTKKVYNPLVVVENQPSTLLCNIAANPGIIGNVVWKKQGVIQPTEVNLQYSPTYLRTNSSEFSCTASNQIGTTEATIKVEVQYKPTIQNFPSGPELLLNETNELKVPCRIESANPSALVRWEKRGDPNSGVNGVTLFKEKVTRADSGEYTCIASNSLKPSGQPVKTGIEKKSILVRVQYEAEAFVKETQYSAFVNETVTIECHGKGLPKPTIEWSGPQGPIASNGANVNIQTTDTTGEYSVLSKLSLKITDKQHLGQYTCRAVNMLGAKSKNVDVNLKTVVLPTPEDVRYIVAESLLKFKSIAGQYCVQIEATTDNENWKVIEQCASTEGGSVKIENEDIKQINISFCLPPSRLRKMCGEKVEAERVEPPPLVSTQTIYIVAGVGALVVIILVIILIVVCCRRKKPEKEYPEAAHQRPKPVPLQNGSKRFNKPQGLDNPGLDTIDSSGMNYPTVFHTNHHHHHNQQPNHHHMHMNGYGSYGHMNGYPNGSIPYEHELDNVMKLDDPYLFTVDSNGEIRGDDSRSFNESGYSTPDPTKPKKVIYEVVV, from the exons atgaaaaaaatggaGTTCGAGACCTGTCACATTGCCAACAAGTGTTCACACCGGATTATTTCCGTTTTGGTGCTAATTTCGGCGTgtttatttaacaatattG GATTTACGGATGCAGCGATTACGTGGATCAGTAAACCCGCTGACGCCAGCGTGCCGCTGAACGAAAACGTGACGATACCGTGCGAGGTGAGCGGTCGAGGGTCGGAGCAGGTTTTCTGGAGGAAAGGCGAAGACACGATCGCCGTCATCAACGGTCAGAATGTCGTCACTAGCAATCGAGATCCGACTCATTACAAAATCGGGACGTTCAGTTTGACGATCAAGTTCGCGCAGAAGTCGCACGCCGGTACTTATATATGTGAGATATTCGGTGGAGTGACCGGATCGGCTGTTTTAACTGTATTAG tacCTCCGGGGCCACCAGTTTTTAACGCCGGTTCAGGCGCTATCACGGAAGGTAACACGGTGACATTTACCTGCAGTTCAACGGGCGGGAACCCGACCCCAACTATCGAGATTTACAATCGGTCCGGACCGCTGCAGACAACTGTCAATACAGTAGGGGAGACGACTACTGCTACAGCCACAAAAACAGTTTCCTACGAGGACGATAAAACGAACTATACCTGCAAAGTATTTAATCAACTGTTAACTTTAGAAACAGCTAAATTGATCAGTGTTCAAT ataagcCTCGAGTTTCGATACTTTTAGAAAGTACAAAAAAAGTGTATAATCCTTTAGTTGTGGTGGAAAATCAACCGTCCACGCTATTATGTAATATTGCCGCTAACCCAGgaataattggaaatgttgTCTGGAAAAAACAAGGTGTTATTCAGC CTACGGAAGTGAATTTGCAGTATTCGCCGACATATCTGAGAACAAACAGTAGCGAATTCTCATGTACAGCCTCTAATCAAATTGGTACAACAGAAGCTACGATTAAGGTTGAAGTTCAGT ATAAACCCacgattcaaaattttccgtCCGGGCCGGAGTTACTACTGAATGAAACGAACGAGTTGAAGGTACCATGTCGAATAGAGAGCGCAAATCCATCGGCTCTGGTTCGCTGGGAGAAACGCGGCGATCCGAATTCAGGCGTCAACGGCGTCACGTTGTTCAAAGAGAAGGTGACAAGAGCGGACTCCGGCGAGTACACGTGCATTGCGTCGAATTCTCTGAAACCGTCCGGACAACCGGTAAAAACTGGTATCGAAAAGAAATCCATCCTAGTTCGAGTGCAGT ACGAAGCTGAGGCGTTCGTAAAGGAGACTCAATACAGCGCTTTCGTCAATGAAACAGTGACGATCGAATGTCACGGGAAAGGTTTACCCAAACCAACTATCGAATGGAGCGGACCGCAAGGACCGATTGCGTCGAACGGTGCTAATGTGAATATCCAAACGACGGATACAACTGGGGAATATTCCGTTCTTTCGAAACTTAGTTTGAAAATAACGGACAAACAACATTTAGGTCAATACACGTGCAGAGCGGTGAACATGCTCGGTGCCAAATCGAAGAATGTCGACGTTAACTTAAAAA CTGTGGTTTTGCCGACGCCAGAAGATGTGCGGTATATCGTCGCCGAGAGCCTGTTGAAATTTAAAAGTATTGCCGGACAATATTGCGTCCAGATCGAAGCAACGACTGACAATGAAAACTGGAAAGTCATTGAACAGTGCGCGTCGACCGAAGGCGGTTCGGTGAAAATCGAAAACGAAGACATTAAACAGATAAATATATCTTTTTGTTTGCCGCCATCGAGGTTGAGAAAGATGTGTGGTGAAAAGGTTGAAGCCGAACGAG TTGAACCTCCTCCGCTTGTGTCGACGCAAACGATCTACATCGTCGCCGGAGTCGGCGCGCTCGTCGTCATCATCCTCGTCATCATTCTCATCGTCGTTTGCTGCAGACGGAAAAAGCCGGAGAAAGAATATCCGGAAGCGGCGCA TCAACGTCCGAAGCCGGTGCCTTTACAAAATGGCAGTAAGCGTTTCAACAAGCCTCAGGGTTTAGATAATCCTGGTTTAGATACTATAGACAGTAGTGGTATGAATTATCCCACTGTATTTCACACtaaccaccaccaccaccacaaTCAACAACCAAATCATCATCATATGCACATGAATGGAT ATGGTAGTTATGGGCATATGAATGGTTATCCTAACGGTTCAATACCGTACGAACATGAATTAGACAACGTGATGAAATTAGACGATCCGTATCTATTCA CTGTTGATTCTAACGGTGAAATACGTGGAGATGATTCGCGCAGTTTTAACGAGAGCGGCTATTCGACTCCGGATCCGACGAAACCGAAAAAGGTCATATACGAAGTGGTCGTGTAG
- the LOC141907012 gene encoding kin of IRRE-like protein 2 isoform X1: MKKMEFETCHIANKCSHRIISVLVLISACLFNNIGFTDAAITWISKPADASVPLNENVTIPCEVSGRGSEQVFWRKGEDTIAVINGQNVVTSNRDPTHYKIGTFSLTIKFAQKSHAGTYICEIFGGVTGSAVLTVLVPPGPPVFNAGSGAITEGNTVTFTCSSTGGNPTPTIEIYNRSGPLQTTVNTVGETTTATATKTVSYEDDKTNYTCKVFNQLLTLETAKLISVQYKPRVSILLESTKKVYNPLVVVENQPSTLLCNIAANPGIIGNVVWKKQGVIQPTEVNLQYSPTYLRTNSSEFSCTASNQIGTTEATIKVEVQYKPTIQNFPSGPELLLNETNELKVPCRIESANPSALVRWEKRGDPNSGVNGVTLFKEKVTRADSGEYTCIASNSLKPSGQPVKTGIEKKSILVRVQYEAEAFVKETQYSAFVNETVTIECHGKGLPKPTIEWSGPQGPIASNGANVNIQTTDTTGEYSVLSKLSLKITDKQHLGQYTCRAVNMLGAKSKNVDVNLKTVVLPTPEDVRYIVAESLLKFKSIAGQYCVQIEATTDNENWKVIEQCASTEGGSVKIENEDIKQINISFCLPPSRLRKMCGEKVEAERVEPPPLVSTQTIYIVAGVGALVVIILVIILIVVCCRRKKPEKEYPEAAHQRPKPVPLQNGSKRFNKPQGLDNPGLDTIDSSGMNYPTVFHTNHHHHHNQQPNHHHMHMNGYGSYGHMNGYPNGSIPYEHELDNVMKLDDPYLFNTFRNGKYNTVDSNGEIRGDDSRSFNESGYSTPDPTKPKKVIYEVVV, from the exons atgaaaaaaatggaGTTCGAGACCTGTCACATTGCCAACAAGTGTTCACACCGGATTATTTCCGTTTTGGTGCTAATTTCGGCGTgtttatttaacaatattG GATTTACGGATGCAGCGATTACGTGGATCAGTAAACCCGCTGACGCCAGCGTGCCGCTGAACGAAAACGTGACGATACCGTGCGAGGTGAGCGGTCGAGGGTCGGAGCAGGTTTTCTGGAGGAAAGGCGAAGACACGATCGCCGTCATCAACGGTCAGAATGTCGTCACTAGCAATCGAGATCCGACTCATTACAAAATCGGGACGTTCAGTTTGACGATCAAGTTCGCGCAGAAGTCGCACGCCGGTACTTATATATGTGAGATATTCGGTGGAGTGACCGGATCGGCTGTTTTAACTGTATTAG tacCTCCGGGGCCACCAGTTTTTAACGCCGGTTCAGGCGCTATCACGGAAGGTAACACGGTGACATTTACCTGCAGTTCAACGGGCGGGAACCCGACCCCAACTATCGAGATTTACAATCGGTCCGGACCGCTGCAGACAACTGTCAATACAGTAGGGGAGACGACTACTGCTACAGCCACAAAAACAGTTTCCTACGAGGACGATAAAACGAACTATACCTGCAAAGTATTTAATCAACTGTTAACTTTAGAAACAGCTAAATTGATCAGTGTTCAAT ataagcCTCGAGTTTCGATACTTTTAGAAAGTACAAAAAAAGTGTATAATCCTTTAGTTGTGGTGGAAAATCAACCGTCCACGCTATTATGTAATATTGCCGCTAACCCAGgaataattggaaatgttgTCTGGAAAAAACAAGGTGTTATTCAGC CTACGGAAGTGAATTTGCAGTATTCGCCGACATATCTGAGAACAAACAGTAGCGAATTCTCATGTACAGCCTCTAATCAAATTGGTACAACAGAAGCTACGATTAAGGTTGAAGTTCAGT ATAAACCCacgattcaaaattttccgtCCGGGCCGGAGTTACTACTGAATGAAACGAACGAGTTGAAGGTACCATGTCGAATAGAGAGCGCAAATCCATCGGCTCTGGTTCGCTGGGAGAAACGCGGCGATCCGAATTCAGGCGTCAACGGCGTCACGTTGTTCAAAGAGAAGGTGACAAGAGCGGACTCCGGCGAGTACACGTGCATTGCGTCGAATTCTCTGAAACCGTCCGGACAACCGGTAAAAACTGGTATCGAAAAGAAATCCATCCTAGTTCGAGTGCAGT ACGAAGCTGAGGCGTTCGTAAAGGAGACTCAATACAGCGCTTTCGTCAATGAAACAGTGACGATCGAATGTCACGGGAAAGGTTTACCCAAACCAACTATCGAATGGAGCGGACCGCAAGGACCGATTGCGTCGAACGGTGCTAATGTGAATATCCAAACGACGGATACAACTGGGGAATATTCCGTTCTTTCGAAACTTAGTTTGAAAATAACGGACAAACAACATTTAGGTCAATACACGTGCAGAGCGGTGAACATGCTCGGTGCCAAATCGAAGAATGTCGACGTTAACTTAAAAA CTGTGGTTTTGCCGACGCCAGAAGATGTGCGGTATATCGTCGCCGAGAGCCTGTTGAAATTTAAAAGTATTGCCGGACAATATTGCGTCCAGATCGAAGCAACGACTGACAATGAAAACTGGAAAGTCATTGAACAGTGCGCGTCGACCGAAGGCGGTTCGGTGAAAATCGAAAACGAAGACATTAAACAGATAAATATATCTTTTTGTTTGCCGCCATCGAGGTTGAGAAAGATGTGTGGTGAAAAGGTTGAAGCCGAACGAG TTGAACCTCCTCCGCTTGTGTCGACGCAAACGATCTACATCGTCGCCGGAGTCGGCGCGCTCGTCGTCATCATCCTCGTCATCATTCTCATCGTCGTTTGCTGCAGACGGAAAAAGCCGGAGAAAGAATATCCGGAAGCGGCGCA TCAACGTCCGAAGCCGGTGCCTTTACAAAATGGCAGTAAGCGTTTCAACAAGCCTCAGGGTTTAGATAATCCTGGTTTAGATACTATAGACAGTAGTGGTATGAATTATCCCACTGTATTTCACACtaaccaccaccaccaccacaaTCAACAACCAAATCATCATCATATGCACATGAATGGAT ATGGTAGTTATGGGCATATGAATGGTTATCCTAACGGTTCAATACCGTACGAACATGAATTAGACAACGTGATGAAATTAGACGATCCGTATCTATTCA ACACATTTCGTAATGGAAAATATAACA CTGTTGATTCTAACGGTGAAATACGTGGAGATGATTCGCGCAGTTTTAACGAGAGCGGCTATTCGACTCCGGATCCGACGAAACCGAAAAAGGTCATATACGAAGTGGTCGTGTAG